Proteins encoded together in one Hevea brasiliensis isolate MT/VB/25A 57/8 chromosome 16, ASM3005281v1, whole genome shotgun sequence window:
- the LOC110636003 gene encoding G-type lectin S-receptor-like serine/threonine-protein kinase LECRK3 has product MAGLSYSGNMASRYLLQTLLNLLPLPPRSTLTFCAPTDTILPGQSLLAGEELVSSISNTNHITGRFRLRMQRDGNLVMYPMQYAAGVDTVYWNTGTYTAGDNVSLNLDTDGKLCLLNATAFNIRTLNVRQTVFGNPIYHLTIDADGLFQLYSHNLDQNDSWLIAYQEIKDKCHLTGLCGLNSYCIPVDQDTACNCPLGFDFIDPSQENLDCKQKSSVDDCVSTNYTIRELESIIWESDSDSVVRSSNKTECRYECLKDCNCEATLLKNQECKKQKLPLRFGRTNEGESMLTLIKISNGEMGGKERPRETLARNDSLTMIPKNNKNGLQIGILVTGVTCSTFGLIVLAVSIALIVKHYVSVFKVLSDKANGEFIEDFNLRSFTYEELEKATNGFNERRSVSMDVPDDEAILAEWVYSCFEANELLKLFSTEEVDEQAL; this is encoded by the exons ATGGCAGGCTTATCTTACAGCGGGAACATGGCCAGCAGATACCTTTTGCAAACACTCCTTAACCTGCTTCCTCTGCCTCCACGCTCGACTCTG ACTTTTTGTGCTCCAACCGATACCATTTTACCAGGGCAAAGCCTTTTGGCAGGGGAAGAGTTGGTATCTAGCATCTCCAACACAAATCATATAACTGGAAGATTTCGACTCAGGATGCAAAGAGATGGAAACCTGGTAATGTATCCTATGCAATATGCAGCAGGAGTAGATACTGTTTACTGGAATACAGGTACATATACTGCTGGAGATAATGTGAGTCTGAATCTTGATACTGATGGCAAGCTATGCCTGTTAAATGCTACAGCCTTTAATATACGGACTCTGAATGTTCGGCAAACTGTGTTTGGTAATCCCATTTATCATTTGACAATCGATGCAGATGGATTATTTCAGTTGTATTCACATAATTTGGATCAAAATGATTCTTGGTTGATTGCATATCAAGAGATTAAGGATAAGTGCCATCTTACAGGCTTATGCGGCTTGAATTCATATTGTATTCCTGTAGACCAGGACACCGCATGTAATTGTCCTCTTGGTTTTGATTTCATTGACCCTAGTCAGGAGAATTTGGATTGCAAGCAAAAATCCAGTGTAGATGATTGTGTGAGCACTAATTATACTATTCGAGAATTGGAAAGTATTATATGGGAATCTGACTCAGATTCTGTTGTCCGATCTAGTAATAAaactgagtgcagatatgaatgTTTAAAAGACTGTAACTGTGAAGCTACTTTACTTAAGAACCAAGAGTGCAAAAAACAAAAGCTTCCATTGCGATTTGGGAGAACAAACGAAGGTGAATCAATGTTAACTCTTATCAAGATTAGCAATGGAGAAATGGGGGGCAAAGAAAGACCAAGAGAGACGCTAGCTAGGAATGATTCCTTAACTATGATTCCTAAGAATAATAAGAATGGGCTACAAATAGGTATTTTAGTTACTGGTGTTACATGTTCAACTTTTGGGCTCATTGTTCTAGCAGTTTCTATTGCTCTTATTGTAAAACACTACGTTTCTGTATTCAAAGTACTCTCTGACAAGGCAAATGGAGAGTTTATTGAGGATTTTAATCTAAGATCATTTACCTATGAAGAACTTGAGAAGGCAACTAATGGCTTCAATGAAAG GAGGAGTGTGAGTATGGATGTTCCAGATGATGAAGCTATTCTTGCAGAGTGGGTCTACAGTTGTTTTGAGGCCAATGAGCTGCTTAAGCTATTTAGTACAGAAGAAGTGGATGAACAAGCCCTGTAA